The sequence below is a genomic window from Macadamia integrifolia cultivar HAES 741 chromosome 1, SCU_Mint_v3, whole genome shotgun sequence.
TAGATCAGGGACTGCCATAAAATCTCCTTCTTTTACCATTGACTCCCGGAAAAATGGCAATCCCCCTTGGTTGGCGACTGAATGGGTATTTCTTTTGGAGTGTCTTCATAAACAACTTTGATAGCATTCCACTGAGCAATTGGTGGCAAGGTTGTGTCATCCATTGTCTTCTTCAGTAATGCATTGGTAGAACAAACAATAGTAGCAAGCTTACAGAACGAACGCAAATGGGAAGCCAATTCATTTTCCTCCATGAGTTTCATATAAAATGCTGCCTTGTGGAGATTTAATGGTGAAGCCTTTGCAAGTAGCCAATGTGGATGGCCTGAAAGACCAATTATATGTTCTTCCCAATACTTTGAGAAGGCATTTTCAgcatgaaaaccctaaaatttcatgggaaaaaaataacaagcaaataagaaagataaattaGGAACAAACAATAATCACATTGAAATGAatggataatggaaaaacacatTTTTCTTACACTAAAGTATGCTACTATTAGAAGTCCAAGCAAAAAAATGGGACGCGTCATGGTGGAATTGAAACATAGAACCGAATGAGTTGCAGAGTTGGGTATGTTGCTTTATGGGAATGAGTGGGGTTTTGCATGGGGGATAGGAGTTTGATTTTATATAGAGGGAAAactttatattaaaaaataaaggaggtttaaggatcaggttctcgtacgatCCTAATCCACACATATAGAATATTAGAATCCATCATTGCTTCgtagaagaggctgtttccaggttttgaacctgtgaccaacatgttgcaatagtgcaacttaccCGTTATGTCATAGGCTTGCCCACTAATGGGATACATGAGTATATGGCTAGAAATTGTGGAGAGAGCCAAACCTCTAAGGTTGTCCGCATCTAACATGATGATAGCCCCCTAAATCAAAATAAGGTCACCAAAGATTTTTGTTGCCTTTCCCTTTGATCCGGAGGAATTTCAGAGTTAGCCCACCTTACACGTTATCTTCAAAACTGTCGAGGCCTCGAAAAACCGGATGGGACATTCAAAGATTTGGGGGTGGTAGATCTcgaggaaatatttttttttttttagcctacTAGATGTATATTTCTATAAATTACTTGTATAGGGTCTTGCTATAAATTTGGAGGTAGActtttttccctaaaatcaatatgagagaggtgtgaggatgaacgGTTGTGATCcttttctctattgatagtgaaccAGATCTCATTTCACCCGTGGACATAGACAATCTTATCAAACCACATAAATCCTTATGTAATTGTTTGtgttcttcattcttttttgtattgttttaggTATTCATTTTTTCTACATAGATCATATTTCCTTTGGTCATGGTTCAACAAGTTGCAATATATAAGTTGTGAGCAGATCATATTCCCTTTGGTCATGGTTCAACCCCTTCAAGGGATAACCATCAAGTTGTAATGTTTGGTGATGGTAGAAGTGAAGGGAAAGAAAACTGAAGAAAAACCTGGTTCAGGGGATAATTTTGGTATTAAAAGCTTGATGGATTTGAGTACGAACAATTAATgtttaaaatcttaaaaatatatGTTTAATTTGAATGATCTTTTCAATCAGGTGAAACCTAAACTTCACTCCAAGTATCAAATCCCTCATGCACTAGTAAATGACATTTACTATCCAAAAATGTTGCTAATAtatacatattaaaaaaaattactaaaattcaattttacaaATACACCCCACTAAAACAATTTCATATGACATCCACAATCCAAAATGTTGTCAACTCAAAATGTATTTCCCATTGAAAAAGTAATTgcaaataaaaacaagaaaaaagcgACTAAGAAAAGTGTGTTCAATGAAGGGGATGCAAAGCTTTCCCTTTTAAAAGGTTATATAGATCCCAAACCTAACACCTCCGAtatttctaactcacctaaaaATCACGAGGTTAGaaatttgatgaaacaaaagCTCATCAATGAAAAAGTTGATGTCCTGATGctttaattaattatgaaaataatttttttatgaataaccTAAGCCATAAATTTTTTGGGTTAGAAAAACCACCCATGTGGTTGGCTCTAGGAACAATTCAAATTATTGCTCTAGAAATCAATTTTAAGATTTTCAGGTCAGcatgcatgatcatggaaaGAATTTTTGAGAGGTAGCTAGGGAAAGGAAATATTATAGTATCATGAAATGGTAAGAACAATTTAGGCATAGAAAAATAACGCAATTGTTATTCAAGGAAATTTTATCTAACAGTAGATATTTAAGATATGCTTAATATAGCAACAAGCGGAATTTTCTGTTTTAGAAGctttatggaaaaaaattttGGCTATATATCAAGTTCTAAAAAGAATTTCTAGAGGTGCAAAAGGTTTTCCATATTAATTAATAGATATGATAAAATACAATCTAGGATTGGTCTCGTCTCAACTTTTAGATTCAGACTTATACATATAACCGCCCATGTATGGACATATTCACTTTCAActatccatttcatttttttaaattacaaaatttcagtAGATTTTAAGAAATTCATCATACACATTATTGGCCAATTGCATTTGGGCTAAAACTTAGCATATGAGCAAGGGACTATAAAAATTGTAGTTCTATACAATATGTCATGTGGAAGATGATTGTGACAATATAAAAATACTGATGGACTAATAAAAATTCTCCCAAAGTTTATAAACATTCATGAAGAAAAAGATTACTTCTCCccctcttatcttcttttcttactCCAATACTTTAACTGAATACCAATGCCAACTCAGATGATCACAAGCAGCTTCGACGTCCCAACAGTGTGTTGTCATACTCAAAAATAGCAATGAACCTTAGTTTAATGCAGCCGACTTACTTTAaacatttaaattcagttattAGACTTTCTAAATACTAGCAACCACATCTTTGAGTATACTCCTTAACAAGCTTTGCAAATGATGATGACTTGTTCACTAGCAAATTAGACGGGGAATCATATTCAACTACAAGGCCTGcttaggagaagaaaatatgTCAATATCTGAGGAGGAAAGAGCCATTAAAAGATGAGAAGATGTATCATCAAACTCAATTTAATTTGTTTGATTGTGGTGTACTATTTATTAGCTACTAACCATTATCGAGAAGCAGGACCATATCGACATCAAGAATCGATGTTATCCTATGTGCGATTGTGATGACAGTAGACTCTAAAAAATGTTGAAGAAGTGTTTGCTGAATTAGATAGTCAGTCACAGTATCCATTGATGCAGTAGCTTCATCAAGTACGATCACTTTGCTACTGTTGAGTAATACCCACCCTAAACAAACTAGTTGCTTTTGACCCATGCTCCAACTCTCTCCATTCTCAGTAACTATAATAGCCACCATGTGAAAATAGGTTAGCTAATCATAATCTTATTTTTCATTAACTTTTCTTCACTTACTTCTTACTGGAAAAGGGATTGGGGGCTAGGGGTTAGGTTGTACATTAAAAGTTAATTATATCATACAATAATATACTAGTGCATGGATATTGATGTTGAGAAACtttgatataaaataaatattagaaGAAACTAACCTTCAGAATCAagcttcccttctttctttctaacttCTTCACCAAGTTGGCATTTATCTAAAGCCTAAGACAACAAAAAATCCATGTCAACTTACCACCTAGCTTGATTATTTAAGATGGCACAAGTGGTCATTCTTGGTGAgctaaacaaaagaagaaatgaaaacgCTACGAAGCAAATAACACTCTTCTCAAGCCCAAAGTTGATCCAATGAATTGACTTCAATATcttagttgaaaaaaaaaaaaaaaaaatccacaagaaAGAAGTTTATAGAGATACATCTCTCAACCAATCAATTGTGATGTggtttgtttgtgtgtgtgtgtgtgtgtggatcaTTAGTAAATTGAAGATATTTCTACCCTATCTTTGTAACTCATTAAAGATTATTCATTGAATGGAAAAAATCCTCACCTCCCAAATCTGTTCATCACTGTATTCTTTAAGTGGGTCAAGATTGCTTCTTAAAGTATCCTCAAACATTGCAGGGTCTTGCAGTATGATGCTTAATCTTGTCCGCAAGTCATGAAGGCCAATCTTCGAAATGTTGACATCATCTACCAAAATCCAACCAATTGTAGGTTCAATCATACGAAAGAGAACCTGTATGAGAGTTGATTTACCATTTCCCGTTCGTCCAACAATACCAATCTTCATCCCTCCATGGAAAGTGCATGTGAGACCTCGTAAGACAAGAGGAAGTTGTGGGGCATACCAAACCTACATATATATCAAATAGTTAAATCATTAAAATTAGAATATTCCATAGGAACAGAAAGAACTACTCAACAACATTAGGCTTCATAGAGTCTATTagataaaaagaagaaataaggattgGAATCTAAATTGGGTATTACCTAGAGATCAACAatgtcaattttttcttttgatggcCATTCATAACTTGGCCTATTTTCTTCTACAATCAGAGGGGGTTCACTAGGGATGCATGCATATTACAATATTCTCTCAATAGATATAATTTGATTCTCGAGAGTTCTAAGATCCCATAAAACCCCATACATACTGAAACCAAGCCTATGTGTGACTATTAAGTAACAccttcaaaagagaaaagaaaagaaaataaattcaaatataTGCTTTCACGTGAGGAATCAATTATAGTTTTCCTAAAGgatgaatttataaaatttcaaattcaagtgTTTTCCAGGACTGAGTAATTCCTTTGGCATTGAGATCAAGAATATTAAAGAGACAGCATATGTGATAGATGCCAACATTTCCATGCAGAGGCATAACCATTCCATTGCACCTGAGAAATGAAATTTGGGTCAGGAGTACCCATCTACCAGCTTGAGGTATGTGTCCATGAACCTATCTTCTTGATCAAAACACCTGATTGTAGTTGAACCTAAACTTGATTCAGTATAATGTTGTATAATTGGAGCATGACATACTCCGCTTAACCTTGATAGTTCTCGTGATGTACATATGTAGTATTTCTACAAGATGAGGtgcatgaaaaaaaattaaaattagattcaaaataaaaaatttttaatGAAAGTATAGTTGGTGAAAAACTGATATAGATTCTTCTATGaggaaaattttaatgaaactaTAGGGAAATTGTTGAAAAAATGGTAGGATAGAGAGCGTCTGGCGATTCAGTAGAGAATAGAGCTATGGCTGTGGAGGATGATGATGGAGGTGCTCGGGAATCTCTGGATCGTGATCCAGAAGGTCCTCCACAGGATGAAAGGCACGAGGGTGCAGGCCAGCGACGTTCATATGCAAAAGCTTTGGGTGTTTCGACTTGGCCTGCCATTGATACTCTTCTAGAGCCGATTCAGGTAGGGAGTAAACGACGAGTAGTGATCCATCAGAGAGACTATGAATCGAAGAGGCAAAACGCCTGTTTTGCCTTAATCGGAAGGGTTAACTTCCGGTTGATTTCTTTGGATGCCTTGAGAGGGGAGGCTCGGGAAAAATGGAACCTAAGTCAAGGGGTGCTAATGCATCCGTTGGGAAAAGGATATGTTatctttcaatttcaatgcAAGGGCGACAAGGCAGCAGTGTGGTGAAGATCACCCCTTAGGGTTGGTGATCAGGTTATTCGATTTCAACATTGGAAGCCCGATTTCAATATTCATGAGAAGCAATCCTTTACAAAACTTGTATGGATACGTTTTCTAGATCTTCCGCTCGAATATTGGCACAAAAATGTTCTATTGTCTATTGCAAAGGTGGTAGGGCGCCCTGTTGCCTTAGACAAACGAA
It includes:
- the LOC122088530 gene encoding polygalacturonase non-catalytic subunit AroGP3-like, whose product is MTRPIFLLGLLIVAYFSGFHAENAFSKYWEEHIIGLSGHPHWLLAKASPLNLHKAAFYMKLMEENELASHLRSFCKLATIVCSTNALLKKTMDDTTLPPIAQWNAIKVVYEDTPKEIPIQSPTKGDCHFSGSQW